In the genome of Mesorhizobium sp. NBSH29, the window GAAACCTTTTCCGGCGGCGCCGACCTGACCATGCTGCGCCGCATGCTCGAACAGTTCGAGATCGAAAAGGCCAAGGACGCAGAAAAGGCAACCCAGCTCCTGTTCGACAATGCAGGGCGCATGGGCGCGCTTTGGCGCAAGCTGGAAACCTGTGGCAAACCATGGGTATCAGCCATAAACGGCACCTGCATGGGCGGCGCGTTCGAGCTTTCACTCGCGTGCCATGGCCGTGTCGCGGCCGATAGCGACAAGGTAAAAATGGCGCTCCCGGAAGTGAAAGTAGGCATCTTCCCCGGTGCAGGCGGCACCCAGCGTGTCCCAAGATTGGCACAGCCGCAGGAAGCACTCCAGATGCTGACCTCCGGCCAGAACCTGTCGCCAAAGAAGGCGAAGGCAATGGGGCTCATCCACGAAATTGCAGAGCCTGCAAGGCTGATCGAAACCGCCAAGGCGATGATCAGGAACGGCCTCAAGCCAGTGCAGCCTTGGGATGAAAAGGGCTTCAAGCTTCCCGGCGGCCCGGTCTATTCGGCAGCGGGCGCAAATCTTTGGCCACCGGCTATCGCTATTCTGCGCCGCGAAACCTATGGCAACTACCCGGCCGCAAACGCTATTTTGAAGTCCGTATATGAAGGCATGCTGGTGCCGTTCGATACTGCCTTGCGCATCGAACAACGCTACTTCACCGAGATCATGCAGACCAAGGAAGCCGCAGCGATGATCCGCTCGCTGTTTGTCTCGTTGCAGGAGCTCAACAAGGGCGCGCGCCGGCCAGAAGGCATTCCTGAAACCAAGTTCAAGAAGATCGCTGTTCTGGGCGCAGGTTTCATGGGCGCCGGCATTGCCTATGTCACGGCTAAAGCCGGCATCCCTGTCGTTCTGCTTGATCGGGATATTGCCTCTGCCGAAAAGGGAAAGGCCCATTCAGAATCGCTCATCGCAGATCAGGTCAAGAAGGGCCGCGCATCTGAGGCAGATAAGGAAAAGCTGCTTGCGCTCATCACCCCAACCGCCGACTATGCGTCGCTGGATGGCTGCGACATGGTGATTGAGGCCGTGTTCGAAGATTCCGAGGTCAAAAAAGCCGCTACCGAACAGGCTGAGGCGGTGTTGAAGTCATCGGCGATCTTCGCCTCCAACACTTCGACCATTCCGATCACCGGGCTTGCCAAGAATTCTTCGAGGCCCAAAAACTTCATTGGCATCCACTTCTTTTCGCCCGTCGACAGGATGATGTTGGTCGAGGTTATCCTCGGCAAAAAAACCGGCGACAAAGCCTTGGCAGTGGCGATGGATTATGTCCGGGCCATCAAGAAAACGCCGATTGTTGTCAACGACACGCGCGGTTTCTACGTCAACCGCTGCGTGCTGCGCTACATGTCTGAATCCTATCAGATGTTGATCGAGGGCGTTCCGGCAGCGATGATTGAAAACGCTGCCAAGATGGCCGGCATGCCGGTTGGACCGCTGTCGCTGACGGATGAAACCGCAGTCGATCTTGCCCAGAAGATCATGAAGCAGACCATCCGCGATCTCGGCGAAAATGCAGTTGATGCCGACCAGATGGCGCTTATCAATACTATGGTAGATACGCATGATCGTCGTGGCCGCAAGAACGGCAAGGGCTTTTACGATTACCCAGCCAAGCCTGCCAAAAAGTACCTTTGGGCCGGTCTGAAGGATCTTTATCAGCAAAAGGATGCCGACACGATCAATGTCGAGGAGTTGAAGCAGCGCTTCCTGGTCACGATTGCGCTCGAAGCAGCCCGCGTCATGGAAGAGGGCATTGTCATCGATCCGCGCGAGGCCGATGTAGGGTCTATCCTGGCATTCGGCTTTGCTCCGTATACAGGCGGCGCCTTGTCTTACATTGACGGCATAGGTGCAAAAAACTTTGTCGCCATGGCAAAGGTGTTGCAGAAGAAATTTGGCAAGCAGTTCAAGGCGCCAAAGCTTCTGCTTGAGATGGCCGAAAAGGGTGAGACGTTCTATGAACGCTTCGACCCCTATGCCAACGGCGAAACAAAGAAAGCGGCCTGAAGTGGCCGGGTGCGCGCTGTTTCGGCGCGCGCCTCTCTTACGCGAGTGACCAAAAATGTACGTCTGGGCGCGTCTGGCAAAAATGGTGGCGACCGCCAAGTCGCGCGGCGCCTACCACATGGGCGATGGAGGTCGGTTGTCCTTCCGGTGCCTGCCCACCGACATTGACACCAACATGCATCTCAACAACGCCCGCTACATGATGCTGGCCGATGTCGGCCGCATCGATCTGTTCATGCGCGCTGGCCTGCTGGGCGTTGCCCGACGGAAAAAATGGGCCCCGATGATTGGCGGCCTCCAGGCGGTCTATGTCCGCGAGATCAAGCTCTGGCAGAGGTTCGATGTGGTCTCGACGCTCGAGACCTGGGAAGACACCCAGGTGATCGGCCGCCACCGCTTCGTGCATCAGGATGGCCGCACGGCCGCAATGATCATGACCACGGCTGGCGTCTACGATCTGGTCGACAAGCGCTTTGTGCCCATCGACGACGTGGTGACGGCGCTTGGCCAGGCGGGGACGCCGCGCCTCCCCACCGAGGCGGAGCGCATTTTTATGGCCTCGCATGGCGGCCTCCGCGAACTGGCCAAACGGTCAGGCCGCTAGCCCGGCGTCGCGGACTGGACAACCAGCCCGGTTTGGCGCTAATCAGAACAAAAGGTATTTTTTCCTGTTTTCAGGAGTGTCGCATGCTATCGCATGATCGCGTATGGGCAGCTATTGATGGGCTGGCCGAGCGCTATTCAATGTCAGCATCCGGGCTGGCCAAGCGGGCCGGGCTTGATTCCACCGCGTTCAACAAATCCAAGCGCTACTCGAGCGATGGTCGACCGCGTTGGCCATCGACGGAATCGCTGGCCAAAATTATTGAGGCTACCGGCGCTTCGCTGGATGAGTTTATGGGACTGGTCGAGAGTGACGAACACGACATGCGACTGGGTGCTGTGCCGACAGGCGCATTGCCAACGCCGCGCTCTACCGTGCCGTTGCTCGGCTTTGCGCAGGCAGGGGCCGGCGGCTTCTTTGACGATGCCGGATTTCCCCAGGGGCAAGGCTGGGATCTCGTAGAGATGCCCGGTCAGGCTGCCGAGGGCTCCTACGCGCTGCAGGTCCAGGGGAGCTCGATGCTGCCTCTCTACCGCGATGGCGATGTGCTGGTTATCAGGCCCGATGCCACGGTGCGCAGCGGCGACCGCGTCGTGGTCAAAACGCGCGAGGGGGAGGTGATGGCAAAACTTCTTGAGCGCCAGTCGGCGCGCTCAATCGAACTCGTGTCGCTGAATCCCGAACACCCCAACCGCAAAATCCTAGCTGAGGATGTGGAATGGGTCGCCCGCATCGTCTGGGCCAGCCAATAGCAATGGTGGGCCTCGATCGTATCGCTCCGCTCTTTGCGCTGGTCGGCATTGTGCTTCTGTCAGCGGCGATTGTAGCGACTGGCCAACATTTGGCGCAGTTGGAAAGCATTACACCTGCAGTCGAGGATATCGACATCGATACCATGGACGCGATTGATGGTGATGCATCGACACAAGGCGTGCCCGATCCGATGACGAGCGGTGGAACCTATCAGCGGCTTGAGGCGCGTGCGCCGCTCAGCGAATTGTCGGTGCCGGAACCCCAGCGTCCCAAACGCCCCGCGCCGGCGCGCCTGACGCCGCTCTACCAGCCCGTCGCGCATGCATCTGGCAGCTTCGAAGCCATGGGCTACCGGATCACGCTGGCCGGAACCGAAATGGTGCAGGGCGACGAAAACTGCAGTTATGGCGGCTCGCAATGGCCCTGCGGCGCCAGAGCCCGCGCTGCCTTCCGCGCTTTTCTGCGTGGCCGTGCCGTAACCTGCCCTGTACCGCCGGTACCGGGTGCGGAGGAATTGTCGGTCGACTGCCGCGTCGGCCACGCCAATGTCGGGGAATGGCTGGTAGAAAACGGCTGGGTTCGTGCCGCCGCAACTGGTCCCTATGCCGCCCTCGGCGAACGCGCCAAGGCCTCCCGCAAAGGCATTTTCGGTCCGCCCCCGCGATGAGGGATTTAATCCCGGCAGGCAAACGGCAAAAACGTGCTCGCTGTGCCGGCATTCATCGCGGCAATTGAAAGCTGGTTGGCAAGCTCCATTTCGCGGTCCGTGCTCGGGCACACATCGGCCCGCGCAATGCAGCCGGTGGCCATGAACCGGTCATGGCTGGCCAGAAAATCAGCCGTCAGACCCTGCTGTCCGTCCCTTGCCATGAGTTCATCCCACGCAGCCCGGTAGCGTTGGCACTTCTCGGCGGCCCAGGCCTTGTCGTGGATAATGGGTAGATCCTGAGCTCCGGCGGTGCCTGCGAACGCCATTGCAAGGGTGCATGCCAAGGAGAGTGTCTTGATCTGCGACACGCTCATTCTCACGCCAGTTCGCCGGCCAGAGCCTTGGCGATCAGCGCCCGCGTTTCGGGAATACCGAACAGTCCCGCAAACGAGCCAAAACGCGGTCCGCGCTCCTGACCGATCAGCACCTGATAGATCATCTGGAAGAAGGCTCCGGAAACGCCGGGCCCACCTTCCGGGCTTTTCTTGGTCTGATCCTGATAACGCTCGATCTGGCGGGCGACGTTCAAGCTGGCATTCTGGATTGCTTCACTATCGGCACCGGGTGCAAGCGTGCCAAGCTTGTCCGACAAGGCCTGCAACGCCTGCCGCTCGACATCGTCGGGCGCGCGAAAAACCTTTGTAGGCTTCACGAAATCGTCGAAATAGCGGATCGCATAACCGACCAGTCCGTCGAGCTCCGGATGCGACTGGGCTGTGACGCCTGACGCATGGCGCGAGATAAAGCCCCACAGAACATCCTTGTTCTGCGCGTTCGAGGCGCTGACGAGATTGAGCAGAAGCGCAAAGGAGACCGGCATGTCGACGACGGGCGGATTGCCATCATGCATGTGCCAGACAGGATTGCCGAGCCGCTCCTTCCATTCCTGACGCGGATAAGCGGAGAGGAATGAGTAATACTCATCCACAGCCTTTGGAATGACATCGAAAAAGAGCTTCTTGGCCTGCCGCGGTCGCTGAAACATATAGAGCCCCAGGCTCTCTGTCGGCGCATAGGTCAGCCATTCGTCGATAGACAGGCCATTGCCCTTCGACTTTGAAATCTTCTGGCCTTTGTCGTCGAGGAACAGCTCATAGACAAAGTGTTCGGGCGCATGCCCGCCCAGAATGGTGCAGATACGGTCATAGATCACCGCATTGGTCTGGTGGTCCTTACCGAACATTTCGAAGTCAACGCCAAGCGCTGCCCACCGCATGCCAAAATCCGGCTTCCATTGCAGCTTTACCCGCCCGCCGGTCACGGACAAGGTGGTCTCCTCGCCGTCCTCATCGTCGAACGTTATGGTGCCAGCCTTCGCGTCGACGGCCTTCATAGGCACGTAAAGCACGCGGCCGGATTTTGGCGAGATCGGCAAAAAGGGGCTGTAAGTTGCCTGCCGCTCGGGCCCGAGCGTCGGTAGCATCACCGCCATGATCTGATCGTAGCATTCGACTGCGCGCAACAGCACGGCGTCAAAGCGCCCAGACTTGTAATACTCGGTTGCGCTGGCAAACTCATAGTCGAATCCAAACGTATCGAGGAAGCGGCACAGCATCGCGTTGTTGTGGTCGCCAAAGCTCTTGGAATCGCCACCAAATGGGTTGGGAACGACCGTCAGCGGCATGTGCAAATAGGGCTCCAGCGCTTTCTGGTCCGGCACATTCTCGGGGATCTTGCGCATCCCGTCCATGTCGTCGGAAAAGCACAAGAGTCGGGTCTTGACCTTGTCTTGTGTCAGCACGCGGAAAGCATGCAACACCATGGTGGTGCGTGCCACTTCACCAAACGTGCCGATATGCGGCAGGCCAGACGGGCCATAGCCGGTTTCGAACAGAACGGTTTCGGGGTAATTTTTGCCCTTATAGCGCGCAACGATCTTTTTGGCTTCCTCGAACGGCCAGGCCCGGCTCTCTTCGGCCGCAGCCAGAACTTCGGGGGAGAGATCGATCATGTTGCTGCTTGCGTCTGCCATGGCATGCTATTCCTGTATTCCGCCCCGGCTCGGGGAGGGCGCGCCTGCTTTAGGCGTCGATGCCGAAAGCGTCAACGATTTGGCCCTGTTTTTCCTTGCGGGGGCCGGGTGCCGTCCTTACCTTGAGCGTGACTCGGAGGATGACATGACGCGCGCGCCAACCACGCATGAAGCCCTGATCCATCTGATGGTCGTAACATCCGCTGCCGACCGCGACATGGCTGATGATGAGCTGGCACGTATCGGCCATGTGATCCGTACCTGGCCCGTGTTCATCGATTTCGACGTCAATCAACTGATCCCTGTCGCGCAGACCTGCCAGCGGTTCCTAGCGGAAAGCGGTCTGGAAGGCATGCTGGAATGGTCGAAGCCGTCGATCCCCAGGCATCTTTGTGACACCGCCTATGCTGCCGCCGTCGAGGTCGCCAATGTCGATCTTGAAATGAGGCTGGAAGAGCTGCGCCTGCTGGAGAGGCTGCGCGAGCATCTGGCTATCGACGGACACCTCGCTGACGCAATCGAGCGCACGACGAAGGCACGCCACCGGATGCTGAGCTGAAGCCATGGATAGTGCCTTTTCCGAACCAGTCATTCGCATCGCGGTGTTCCTTCTGATTTTCGGATCGCTGGCTGTCTTCGAACTTTGGTCGCCGCGCCTTGACCGCGAAGAGATGCGCGGCGCTTTGAAATCCCGCCGCTGGATAGCCAATGTGTCCCTATTGCTGGTCTCGTCAGCAATGATGCGCATTGTCTTCCCAGCAGCCGCTGTCGGAGCCGCAGCCTGGGCACAGGCTAGAGGCTATGGCCTGCTTCCGATGCTGGGCGGACATGGTCTCGTAACCGGCATATTGGCTTTCGTGCTCCTCGACTTCTCCATCTGGCTCGAGCATCTGGCCAGCCACAAATTGCCATGGCTCTGGCGGCTGCACCGTGTCCACCATGCCGATACGGGTTTTGATGTCACAACCGGCCTGAGGTTTCATCCGCTGGAAATCCTGCTCTCGATGCTCTGGAAGACGGCAATCATCGTCATCCTTGGAGCTCCGGTCCTGGCCGTTTTGATATTCGAGATCGTGCTGAACTCGACGTCGATGTTCAACCACTCCAACCTGAAACTCGGTCTTGGCCTCGACCGCTGGCTGCGTCGCGTGCTGGTCACGCCGGATATGCACCGGGTCCACCACTCCACCATCCGCCGCGAGACCGATTCCAATTACGGTTTTAATTTTCCATTTTGGGACAGGATGTTCGGCACCTATCGCGCTCAGCCGGAACGCGGTCACGAAGGCATCGACATTGGCCTCTCGGCCTATCGCGGCGACAAACCGTCAAGTCTTGTCTGGGCTATGGTTCTGCCGTTCAGAAAAAACTGATCGGGAAGTAGCGCAGATAAATCTCTGCGAAAATGCCCTTGGCGCTGATCTGCTGGAGTGCGTGGTCAAAGGCGCGGGTGAGCGACGGGTCGTCTTTCGCTGTGGCGATTGCCAGGCCCCCACCCAGATGCTCCGGCGCGATGTAAGGCCCGCCGGCAAAACGGCAGCATTGGCCTGCATCAGGACCGGCAAGCCAGAATGAAAGCTGCATCCCGTCACCAAATACCGCATCGAGCGTGCCTGCTTTCAGCGCTTTAAACATGCTCTCTGCGCTCTCATAGGCGACGGTCTTTGCCTCTGGAAAATAGGCGCGCAGCATTGTCTCATGGGCAGTGCCCTGTTTCACGCCAACGCGTCGCCCAGCGATGGAGCGGTCAAACGGCTCCGACAATGCAGACGCTTCGAGTGTCACGAAGCGTGCCGGAAAGACCAGGTAGGAGCGCGAAAAATCAAACTTGGCGCGGCTGTCGCTGGTCACGGACAGTCCTGCCAGAATTGCCTCCCCCTGACCTTGCTTCAGCGTAGCTTCCAGCTCTGCAAAGGGCATTGCCTGGATCTGGCATTTTTCCGTGACGCCCAGCTCAGCGCAGATGGCCCGAGCAAGGTCGACATGAAACCCGCTCAATCGGCCCGAACTGTCTAGATAATTGAACGGCGCAAAATCTGTAGTGGTAAGAAACAGCAGGCGCGTCAGCTTACTAAGATCAGGTTTCTGAAGTCGTTCTTTTGCGTCCCAAAGAATCGGGATGCCGGGAGAATTTGCCATAGCCACACCGGCAGACGAACCAATGATAAATAGTGCTGCAAGCCAGGACGTAATCGTCCGTAATCTGTG includes:
- a CDS encoding 3-hydroxyacyl-CoA dehydrogenase NAD-binding domain-containing protein; this translates as MSTYKNFTVETDQDGIALVIWDMPDRSMNVFTEEAMKELDAIVDHVTATDAVKGAVITSGKETFSGGADLTMLRRMLEQFEIEKAKDAEKATQLLFDNAGRMGALWRKLETCGKPWVSAINGTCMGGAFELSLACHGRVAADSDKVKMALPEVKVGIFPGAGGTQRVPRLAQPQEALQMLTSGQNLSPKKAKAMGLIHEIAEPARLIETAKAMIRNGLKPVQPWDEKGFKLPGGPVYSAAGANLWPPAIAILRRETYGNYPAANAILKSVYEGMLVPFDTALRIEQRYFTEIMQTKEAAAMIRSLFVSLQELNKGARRPEGIPETKFKKIAVLGAGFMGAGIAYVTAKAGIPVVLLDRDIASAEKGKAHSESLIADQVKKGRASEADKEKLLALITPTADYASLDGCDMVIEAVFEDSEVKKAATEQAEAVLKSSAIFASNTSTIPITGLAKNSSRPKNFIGIHFFSPVDRMMLVEVILGKKTGDKALAVAMDYVRAIKKTPIVVNDTRGFYVNRCVLRYMSESYQMLIEGVPAAMIENAAKMAGMPVGPLSLTDETAVDLAQKIMKQTIRDLGENAVDADQMALINTMVDTHDRRGRKNGKGFYDYPAKPAKKYLWAGLKDLYQQKDADTINVEELKQRFLVTIALEAARVMEEGIVIDPREADVGSILAFGFAPYTGGALSYIDGIGAKNFVAMAKVLQKKFGKQFKAPKLLLEMAEKGETFYERFDPYANGETKKAA
- a CDS encoding thioesterase family protein; this encodes MYVWARLAKMVATAKSRGAYHMGDGGRLSFRCLPTDIDTNMHLNNARYMMLADVGRIDLFMRAGLLGVARRKKWAPMIGGLQAVYVREIKLWQRFDVVSTLETWEDTQVIGRHRFVHQDGRTAAMIMTTAGVYDLVDKRFVPIDDVVTALGQAGTPRLPTEAERIFMASHGGLRELAKRSGR
- a CDS encoding S24 family peptidase; this encodes MLSHDRVWAAIDGLAERYSMSASGLAKRAGLDSTAFNKSKRYSSDGRPRWPSTESLAKIIEATGASLDEFMGLVESDEHDMRLGAVPTGALPTPRSTVPLLGFAQAGAGGFFDDAGFPQGQGWDLVEMPGQAAEGSYALQVQGSSMLPLYRDGDVLVIRPDATVRSGDRVVVKTREGEVMAKLLERQSARSIELVSLNPEHPNRKILAEDVEWVARIVWASQ
- a CDS encoding thermonuclease family protein, with product MGRPHRLGQPIAMVGLDRIAPLFALVGIVLLSAAIVATGQHLAQLESITPAVEDIDIDTMDAIDGDASTQGVPDPMTSGGTYQRLEARAPLSELSVPEPQRPKRPAPARLTPLYQPVAHASGSFEAMGYRITLAGTEMVQGDENCSYGGSQWPCGARARAAFRAFLRGRAVTCPVPPVPGAEELSVDCRVGHANVGEWLVENGWVRAAATGPYAALGERAKASRKGIFGPPPR
- a CDS encoding lysine--tRNA ligase; this encodes MADASSNMIDLSPEVLAAAEESRAWPFEEAKKIVARYKGKNYPETVLFETGYGPSGLPHIGTFGEVARTTMVLHAFRVLTQDKVKTRLLCFSDDMDGMRKIPENVPDQKALEPYLHMPLTVVPNPFGGDSKSFGDHNNAMLCRFLDTFGFDYEFASATEYYKSGRFDAVLLRAVECYDQIMAVMLPTLGPERQATYSPFLPISPKSGRVLYVPMKAVDAKAGTITFDDEDGEETTLSVTGGRVKLQWKPDFGMRWAALGVDFEMFGKDHQTNAVIYDRICTILGGHAPEHFVYELFLDDKGQKISKSKGNGLSIDEWLTYAPTESLGLYMFQRPRQAKKLFFDVIPKAVDEYYSFLSAYPRQEWKERLGNPVWHMHDGNPPVVDMPVSFALLLNLVSASNAQNKDVLWGFISRHASGVTAQSHPELDGLVGYAIRYFDDFVKPTKVFRAPDDVERQALQALSDKLGTLAPGADSEAIQNASLNVARQIERYQDQTKKSPEGGPGVSGAFFQMIYQVLIGQERGPRFGSFAGLFGIPETRALIAKALAGELA
- a CDS encoding tellurite resistance TerB family protein; translated protein: MTRAPTTHEALIHLMVVTSAADRDMADDELARIGHVIRTWPVFIDFDVNQLIPVAQTCQRFLAESGLEGMLEWSKPSIPRHLCDTAYAAAVEVANVDLEMRLEELRLLERLREHLAIDGHLADAIERTTKARHRMLS
- a CDS encoding sterol desaturase family protein; amino-acid sequence: MDSAFSEPVIRIAVFLLIFGSLAVFELWSPRLDREEMRGALKSRRWIANVSLLLVSSAMMRIVFPAAAVGAAAWAQARGYGLLPMLGGHGLVTGILAFVLLDFSIWLEHLASHKLPWLWRLHRVHHADTGFDVTTGLRFHPLEILLSMLWKTAIIVILGAPVLAVLIFEIVLNSTSMFNHSNLKLGLGLDRWLRRVLVTPDMHRVHHSTIRRETDSNYGFNFPFWDRMFGTYRAQPERGHEGIDIGLSAYRGDKPSSLVWAMVLPFRKN
- a CDS encoding transporter substrate-binding domain-containing protein gives rise to the protein MANSPGIPILWDAKERLQKPDLSKLTRLLFLTTTDFAPFNYLDSSGRLSGFHVDLARAICAELGVTEKCQIQAMPFAELEATLKQGQGEAILAGLSVTSDSRAKFDFSRSYLVFPARFVTLEASALSEPFDRSIAGRRVGVKQGTAHETMLRAYFPEAKTVAYESAESMFKALKAGTLDAVFGDGMQLSFWLAGPDAGQCCRFAGGPYIAPEHLGGGLAIATAKDDPSLTRAFDHALQQISAKGIFAEIYLRYFPISFF